The genomic interval AATTGCTCTTTCCGAAATGATGCGGAAGAGCAATTATTGCAATTAGACATGGATTATCATTTTCATATCGAAAATTTAGAAGACTTTTATACCATCAACGAAAAAGGATTACCTAAATTTTCTGCAACCATTATTGCAACCATTTTAGGCATTGCGCTTTCTACTACAAGAGGTATTCTTTTCGAAAAATTAGCCAACCATGGCATCCATAACATCATCATTCCTGTAGTTTCTCCAATGAAGATGTTAGCGAATAACCAATAACCAAATTCATACACATGACCCAAGAACTATTCTCAAACGAAGAACAACATACCAATGGTCCAGTAACGGTCTTAGGTAAAACATTTGCCAACGATGAAGAAAGACGTTCGTATTTCCGTGAGGAGTTACGCAAAAAATTACCAGAACTAAAAGAGATAGATGGCTTCCCAATTGGGGAAGAGGAAGACATCATCAACCTATCCGATCCTCCATTTTATACGGCTTGCCCCAATCCTTGGATCAACGATTTTATTGCAGAATGGGAAGAGGAGAAAAAACAATTAGAAAAAGAAGGTAAACGTGTGCCTAATTTTGAAGTAACTGAACCCTATGCTGCGGATGTAAGTGAAGGGAAAAATAATCCTATATATACTGCACATACTTATCATACAAAAGTGCCACATCCCGCCATTATGCGTTATATTATGCATTATACTCAACCTGGTGATATCATCTATGATGGTTTTGCAGGTACAGGGATGACTGGTGTAGCTGCTGCAATGTGTGAAAATCCTGAATCAGATATCAAGGCTAAAATAGAAAAGGATAATAATAATGTTATTTGGGGACAGAGAAAAGCTATATGCTCTGATTTATCACCTTATGCTTCAATGATTAGCTATAATTATAATTCACCTTTAGATTTAATTGAGGCAAATCATTTTCTAGATAAATTAGAAAGTGACATGATAACATCTTGTCAATGGCTTTATAAAACTAAGCATATTAATAACGATCTTGGTACGATAAATTATATTGTTTGGAGTGATGTTTTTTTATGTGTTGATTGTAATAAAGAATTGGTCTTCTGGAACGAAGCACTTAGTTTTGAGGAGAAGAAAGTAATAGATAATTTTAATTGTCCCCATTGTAATGCAGTTAATAATCAAAAGAAATCAGAAAAAGTTTGGGAAACTAAGTTCGATTCTATTGTTAATGATACAATTAAAATTGCCAAAAATGTTCCAGTATATATAGTTTACAGTTATAACAATAAGAGGTTTACAAAATCTCCAGATGATTATGATTTAGAATTAATTAATCAAATTGAAAATTATAAATTAAAAACCTGGGCTCCAACATATAAAATTCCAAAAGGTTATAATACTGATCAACCTATTAGATCACATGGTATTAGTTTTGTTCATTTATTCTATACTAAAAGAAACTTGATTGCTCTTTCCATTTTAAATGATTATATAAATCGTTCAAAATACTCGAGTAAGTTTAAATTCATTTTAACGGGAATGATCAATAGGTCAACAAAAATGAACAGAATTCATGTAAAAAACTTCTTCTTTGGCGGAGGTGGTTGGAATGCAGGTCATTTAAAGGGGACTCTTTATATACCAGCATTACCAATTGAAACATCCATATTAGAGCAAATCAGTGATAAAATTAAAAGTTATAAAACTGTTCTGCAGAAACTATCAAATAGATACAATAATTTAGTATCGGTTGCTTCAGCAACAAAATCAACAATTAAAAATAATTCAATAGATTATATTTTTACTGATCCTCCTTTTGGTGCAAATATCATGTATTCAGAGTTGAATATTTTACCTGAATCGTGGCTTAAGGTTTTAACATCAAATGAGAAAGAAGCTATTGAAAATAAAATTCAAGGTAAAAATACATTTGATTACCAAAGATTAATGACTGAAAGCTTTAATGAGTATTATAGAGTATTAAAACCCGGGAAATGGATGACGGTTGAATTCTCAAATACTTCTGCAGCAGTATGGAATAGCATTCAAAATGCCCTATTAACGGCAGGATTTGTTATTAGTAATGTTGCAGGTATAGACAAAAAGCAAGGTGGTATTCGTTCAATAACTACAGCAACAGCTGTTCGCCAAGATTTAGCCATTACATGTTATAAACCTTCTTCTGAGTTCGATACCAAATTTCAAGAATCGCAACATTCACCAATGGGCGTATGGGATTTTGTAGAAGAGCATTTATCACATTTACCAATCCATTTAGTGAAAGAAAATGCGACTACAGCAGTAGTAGAGCGTAGTGCTAAAATTTTATTGGACCGTTTAATTGCCTTTTATGTACAACGTTCACTTCCTGTGCCTATCGATGCAGGTAAATTTCAAGAAGGTTTAAAAGAGCGTTTTGTAGAGCGCGATGGCATGTACTTTACCCAAGAGCAAGTAGAAGAATACGAGCGCAAGAAAGCAGAAGTTCCAGAGTTTATACAAATGAGTTTATTTGTCGGTTCAGAACAAGATGCCGTTTATTGGTTACGCCAATTATTGGAAAAAGAACATAGAACAGAACAAGACTTACATCCATTATGGATGCGCGAAGTAGCAGGTAACATGCGCAAAGGAGATACTTTACCAGAGATGCGCCAAATATTAGAAGAAAACTTCTTAAAAGACGAGTCTGGGAAATGGTATGTGCCGGATGCAGAAAACGAAGCCGATTTAGAAAAACTAAGAAACAAACGTTTATTAAAAATATTCGAAGACTATAAAGCCGAAGCAGCAAAACCAAAAGGTAAGCTAAAAGAAGTACGTGTAGAAGCCCTACGTGTAGGTTTCAAACAATGCTACCAAGACAAAGATTTTAAAACAATTGTAAACGTAGGCGATCGTATTCCAAATAACTTATTAATGGAAGACGAAGTCTTATTGCAATTCTATGATATTGCTTCTGCAAAAATCTAAACTATACGATGCTGTATCAAAACCAACCCTGCGAACTCATAGGAACAAAGGAGGTATTCGGGCATAAAATTGCCTGGATACGTCTTTTAGAAAATAATACATTCATAGAAGTTCCATTCCAAGAACTTCAACAAGACGAGCAAACCATCCACCTACCACATATTCGCTATGTGGCTTTGGCGGCTAAAGTAAAAGACGAAGTCGCCAAGAAAAATATCCTCGCTCCATACGAAAGCAGTTTGGTGCCTTTGCCACATCAAATCTTAGTGTTAGAGAAAGTAATGCAAGCCGAACAAAATCGTTTCATGTTGGCAGACGAAGTGGGAATGGGAAAAACCATAGAAACGGGGCTAATCCTGAAGGAACTAAAATTAAGAGGCGAAATCAAACGGGTTTTAGTCATCGTTCCCAAATCATCTATGCTGCAATGGCAAGCCGAGCTCAAAGAGCATTTTAATGAAGTATTCCATATCTACGATTCAGAAATGATTACTTCTTTAGCGCGTACCTTTTCAAACATCAACGCCGATGAAGAGTTTAATTTTTGGCGTCAACACCATCAAGTCATCGTTTCTACCGATGCCTTAAAACCATTAGACCGAAGACAAGGCTGGACACAAGAGCGCATAGACGAATACAATCGTTACCGTATGGATGGTGTTTTAAATGCTGATTTTGATTTGGTAATTATAGACGAAGCACATAAAATGGGCGGAGCCAATGCGTTAGTTTCAAGATATGTTTTGGCACAAGAATTATGTAATGCTGTACCAAACGTCTTGTTATTAACTGCCACGCCGCATAGAGGAAAAGCAGATCATTTCCGACGTATATTACAATTGTTAGACCCGGATGCTTTTGCCGGAGATGGTTTACCAGAGATATCAGAATTGGAACAATACGTTATTCGTACAGAAAAAAGAAATGCCGTCGATTACGAAGGGAACAAATTGTTCAACGAACGATTTACCTACAAATTAGATGTGTGGCTGGATATAAACAAACATGCCAAACAAATGGCATTGTACGAAGCGGTAACTCAATATGTCATAAAAGGTTTCAATACTGCTAAACGTTCAAAGAATAAAGCAACTGGACTGATTATGATTCTTTTCCAACGTTTGGTAAGCAGTTCTACTTTAGCCATTCTATCGGCAATGGAAAAGAGATTATACCGCTTGCAAAACAATCTATTGGAAGTGGGTGACGATTGGTCAGAGGATTAT from Pedobacter indicus carries:
- a CDS encoding DNA methyltransferase, with product MTQELFSNEEQHTNGPVTVLGKTFANDEERRSYFREELRKKLPELKEIDGFPIGEEEDIINLSDPPFYTACPNPWINDFIAEWEEEKKQLEKEGKRVPNFEVTEPYAADVSEGKNNPIYTAHTYHTKVPHPAIMRYIMHYTQPGDIIYDGFAGTGMTGVAAAMCENPESDIKAKIEKDNNNVIWGQRKAICSDLSPYASMISYNYNSPLDLIEANHFLDKLESDMITSCQWLYKTKHINNDLGTINYIVWSDVFLCVDCNKELVFWNEALSFEEKKVIDNFNCPHCNAVNNQKKSEKVWETKFDSIVNDTIKIAKNVPVYIVYSYNNKRFTKSPDDYDLELINQIENYKLKTWAPTYKIPKGYNTDQPIRSHGISFVHLFYTKRNLIALSILNDYINRSKYSSKFKFILTGMINRSTKMNRIHVKNFFFGGGGWNAGHLKGTLYIPALPIETSILEQISDKIKSYKTVLQKLSNRYNNLVSVASATKSTIKNNSIDYIFTDPPFGANIMYSELNILPESWLKVLTSNEKEAIENKIQGKNTFDYQRLMTESFNEYYRVLKPGKWMTVEFSNTSAAVWNSIQNALLTAGFVISNVAGIDKKQGGIRSITTATAVRQDLAITCYKPSSEFDTKFQESQHSPMGVWDFVEEHLSHLPIHLVKENATTAVVERSAKILLDRLIAFYVQRSLPVPIDAGKFQEGLKERFVERDGMYFTQEQVEEYERKKAEVPEFIQMSLFVGSEQDAVYWLRQLLEKEHRTEQDLHPLWMREVAGNMRKGDTLPEMRQILEENFLKDESGKWYVPDAENEADLEKLRNKRLLKIFEDYKAEAAKPKGKLKEVRVEALRVGFKQCYQDKDFKTIVNVGDRIPNNLLMEDEVLLQFYDIASAKI